A region from the Bacillus marinisedimentorum genome encodes:
- a CDS encoding IS110 family transposase, translated as MDVLIENACGLDVHKDSITACAITPKGKEIETFSTKTIYLIELVDWIKRRKCTHVAMESTSVYWKPIVNLLEAEDIEFLVVNAQHIKAVPGRKTDVKDAEWIAKLLRHGLLKASFIPDRAQRELRELVRYRRSVIEEGARQQNRIQKVLEGANIKLGSVVSDIMGVSAHDMLRSIAEGNENLEELSNFARGVMKKKKDELKLALQGYIHEHQRFMIKTILDHIDFLSDQVDQLDKEIAKRMEDSQEDIDRLDSIPGIGRKMAEHMLAELGTNIKEQFPTAPQMCSWAGLVPGNNQSAGKRKSSKTMNGNKYLKSALIEAAHSVRGSKNYLGALYRRTASRKGKKRAGIVVAHAILRISYYLLTRKEMYVDLGEDYFDKQRQQSVVRHSLRRLESLGYTVTIAQPEVS; from the coding sequence ATGGATGTACTCATTGAGAATGCATGTGGTTTAGATGTCCACAAGGACTCCATTACTGCATGTGCCATTACACCAAAAGGAAAGGAGATTGAAACGTTTTCAACCAAAACCATCTACCTAATTGAATTGGTAGATTGGATCAAGAGACGTAAGTGTACCCATGTGGCAATGGAAAGTACAAGTGTTTATTGGAAACCCATTGTCAATTTATTGGAAGCAGAAGATATTGAGTTTTTAGTTGTGAATGCTCAACACATTAAGGCTGTTCCCGGGCGTAAAACCGATGTGAAAGATGCCGAATGGATTGCCAAATTACTTCGCCACGGTTTGCTTAAAGCCAGTTTCATTCCTGATCGGGCCCAGCGGGAATTACGTGAACTTGTTCGTTATCGACGCAGCGTTATTGAAGAGGGTGCGAGACAACAGAACCGCATCCAAAAAGTGTTAGAAGGGGCTAATATCAAGCTTGGCTCTGTTGTTTCTGACATTATGGGGGTTTCCGCTCATGATATGCTTCGGTCCATAGCTGAGGGAAATGAAAATCTTGAAGAGTTATCAAACTTTGCAAGGGGAGTAATGAAGAAGAAAAAAGATGAATTGAAACTCGCGCTTCAAGGATATATTCACGAACACCAACGATTCATGATAAAGACAATTCTAGATCATATTGACTTCTTATCGGATCAAGTTGATCAATTGGACAAAGAGATAGCGAAAAGGATGGAAGACTCTCAAGAAGATATAGATCGGTTAGATTCCATTCCTGGCATCGGGAGAAAAATGGCAGAACATATGCTTGCGGAACTTGGCACAAATATAAAGGAGCAATTTCCAACTGCGCCTCAAATGTGTTCATGGGCGGGATTAGTCCCTGGAAATAACCAAAGTGCTGGAAAACGCAAGTCTTCTAAGACGATGAATGGAAACAAATATCTTAAGTCAGCACTGATTGAAGCAGCTCATTCTGTTCGAGGATCCAAAAACTATCTTGGCGCACTTTACCGGCGAACTGCTTCCCGCAAAGGTAAGAAGCGCGCAGGAATCGTTGTAGCTCATGCAATATTACGGATCTCCTATTACCTCTTAACACGAAAAGAAATGTATGTTGATTTAGGAGAAGATTACTTTGATAAACAAAGACAACAATCCGTTGTCAGGCATTCACTACGAAGATTAGAGAGCTTAGGTTACACAGTGACAATTGCTCAACCTGAAGTGTCTTAA